Genomic DNA from Deltaproteobacteria bacterium HGW-Deltaproteobacteria-18:
CATGGGCACGAACGTGGTCTTCGGCGTCACCCCCGGCAAAGAGGGACAGCAGGTCGAAGGCATCCCCATCTATCATACAATCCGTCGCGGGATGCAGGATCATGACGCGGACACCGCCATGCTCTTCGTGCCTCCTGCCTTCACCAAGGACGCCATTTTCGAGGCTCTCGACGCCGGCATCCGCAAGATCGTGACCATCGCCGACGGCATCCCGCTGCACGAACTGCTGCAGATTCGCAGCGCGGCCACGTCATGCGGAGCCATGGTCGTCGGCGGCAACACCTCGGGCGTCATCTCCCCCGGCAAGGCCATGATGGGCGTGCTGCCCTACTGGATCGAGCGCGTTTACAGGCCCGGACGCATCGGCGTCATGACGCGAAGCGGCTCCCTGACCAACGAGGTCACGGCCGAGGTGGTCAAGGCCGGATACGGCGTCTCGACCCTCATGGGAGTTGGCGGCGACTCAGTGCCCCTGACCCGCTTCGCCGAGATCCTGCCCCTCTACCAGGCAGACCCCGAAACCGACGCCGTGGTCATCATCGGCGAACTCGGCGGCACCATGGAGGAGGAAGTGGCTCAGGCCATGGAGAGCGGTGAATTCACCAAGCCGCTGGTGGCCTTCATCGGCGGCCGCACGGCCCCCAAGGGAAAGCGCATGGGCCACGCCGGCGCCATCGTCACCGGCAGCAAGGGTACCGTCGAGGCCAAGATCGACGCCCTGACCATGGCCGGCGGCCTGGTCGCCAAGAAGCCGAGTTTGGTCGGCCCCATGCTGCGGGAGCTCATGACCTAGCACCGACAACCGGGCGGGGCCTTGGCCCCGCCCAAACGGATTGCCCGCGAAGGCGATCCGTCTGGAGGCATACATATGGATTTCATCACCTATTTCCTCGCATGTTTCACGCCGCTCAAGATCGCGCTCATGGTCGGCGGCGCCATCGGTGGCATCCTCCTGGGAGCTGCGCCAGGGCTGAGCCCGACCATGGCAGTGGCGCTCCTGGTGCCTTTCACTTTCCACATGGACCCGGCCGAAGGCCTCATCCTCCTCGGCTCCGTATACACGGCCGCCGTGGCTGGCGGTTCCATCACGGCCATTCTCATCAACATCCCCGGTGCGCCGGCCAACATAGCCACCATGTTCGACGGCCACCCCATGGCCAGGAAAGGCAAGGCCGAGAAAGCGCTCTACCTGTCTTTCCTGAGTTCCGGGGTCGGCGGACTGTTCGGGGTCGCCGTGCTGATTTTCTTCACCCCGCCCATAGCCCGCATGGCCATGGAATTCGGACCGGCCGAGCTGTTCTGGCTGGCCATCTTCGGCGTCACGGTCATCGCGGGCCTGTCCTCGGGCACGGTGGTCAAGGGCCTCTATGCCGGCTCCTTTGGCCTGCTCCTGAGCTGCATCGGCGAGAATCCGGTCTACGGGTCGGAACGCTTTGTCTTCTCGGACATGCTGACCGGCGGCATCTCCATCATTCCGGCGCTCATCGGCCTCTTTGCCATACCGCAGATATTCACCCTGGTGGAAACCATCGGACAGGCTCTGGAAAAGCAGTCCTTCAAGGCCCAGAAGGGCGTACTGAGGGAAGCCTTGGCCGACATCATCAAACACCCGAAACAATGGATCATGGGTTCCGTGGTCGGGTCCTTCATCGGTGCCATCCCCGGCGCGGGCGGCCAAGTCGCGGGCCTCATCGCCTACGACCAGTCCAAAAAGATGTCCCGCACTCCGGAACTCTACGGCACGGGCACGCCCGAGGGCATCATCTCGGTGGAATCCTCCAACAACGCCACCGTCGGCCCGGCCCTGATTCCGCTTCTGACCATGGGCATCCCTGGCAGCCCCACCGCCGCCGTGCTGCTGGGCGGCCTGCTCATCCACGGCCTCTTCCCCGGCCCGGAACTGTTCACCAAACACGCCGACGTGGCCTACACCTTCATCGCAAGCATGGTCGTGGCGCAGTTCGCCATGGCAATTTTCGGGATCATGATCTCCCGCTACTCGCATTTCGTCATGAACATCCCCAACATCTTCATGGTCGCAGCGGTGACCATCCTCTGCGTGTACGGGTCCTACAGCGTGCAGAACAGCATGGACGACGTCATCATCATGTTCTGCCTGGGCCTGTGCATGTATCTGAGCAGCCGGAACTCCTTCTCCCCGGCTCCCGTTGTGCTCGGGCTCATTCTGGGCCCCCTGGCCGAGGACAACTTCAGCCGGGGCAAGATCATCGCGCAGACCGGCGACGGTCTGGCGGGCTACTTCCTGACGGGCGGCGTGAACATGGTCGTCATCGCCCTGTGCGTCATCTCCATCGGATGGAGCGTCTACAGCGAATGGAAGATGTCCCGGAATAATGCGGCCAGAGACGCCCTGGCGTCGCCAGACACTGCAGCCTCGCCGTCCCGGGCATAAGGAGAAACCCCATGATAAATGCACGCAAGCGCCTTCTCGAAACCACCGTCATGTTCGCGATCCCGGTCGTGGCCCTCTGGATGCTGAACGACATCTCCGTGGACGACGCGAAGTTATTCCCCAAGTACATCTGCTACGGAATGCTCATCCTGGCCTCCATCAACGCCCTGCAGCTCTGGCTCTATCTGAACAGGATCAGGCCCATCTCCTGGCCCACCTTCCTGCGCTGGTCCCTGCCCTTCAAGGGCGGGCCGATACCTTTCCCAATGCGGCGGGTGGGCATGGCTCTCGGACTCATGACCATCTACGTCTTCACCATGGAGGCTGTGGGGTTCTATCTGTCCGGGTTCCTGTTCTTCCTTCTGACCCTGCTCGTCCTCGACCCCGCAAAGCCGACCACGGCCGGGGTCCGGCGCAAGGCCTTCAACGCCCTGATCTTCATGGCCGTGGTCTACGTTCTCTTCAGCGTCATGCTCGGAGTGATCATTCCGAGTGGCATAGCACTGTAAGCAACCTGTTATCCGGAGGAATTATGAAAAAGCTGCTGATCCCCTTCTGCCTTCTCGCCCTGCTGCTCTGCGGCATGTCCGGCGCCGCCTTGGCCGCCTACCCCGACAAGCCCATGTCCATGGTCGTGACCTATCCCCCAGGAGGCGCCACCGACTTCCAGGCCCGCATCGTGACGACACTGTCCTCCGATGAAAAATTCTTCGGGCAGCCCATAGTGGTCATCAACAAGCCCGGCGCCGGCGGCAGGGTCGGTTGGAACTGGTTCGCCGAGAAGGCAGCCAACGACGGATACTGGCTGAGCACTTACAACGCCCCGCATTTCATCGCCCAGAGCCTGGTGTACAAGGATTCCAAGTTCAGCGTTGACAGTTTCGAGCCCATCGCAACCTGGGGCGCCGATCCGGCCGTGCTCATCGTGCCCAAGGACAGCCCCTTCAAGACCGTGAAGGATCTGGTCGACTTCGCCAAAGCCAACCCCGGCAAGGTCACGGTCAACGGCGCCGGCCTCTATGTCGGGCACCACATCGCCATGCTGCAGCTGGCCAAGGCCGCCGACATCAAGTTGACCTACGTCCCCGAACAGGGCGGCACCCCGGCCATGCAGAGCGTCATGGGCGCCAAGGTCATGGCCGGCTTCAACAATCTGGCTGACGCCTACCGTAACCGCGAATCCGTGAACATTCTGGCCATCGCCGACCTGCAGCGGCACCCCTTCATCGAAGACGTGCCCACCTTCATGGAGCAGGGCGTTGAAGTGGATAATTCGAGCGTGAACTACCGCGGCATCTTCCTGCCCAAGGGCGCCGACCCGGCTGTCATCGCCAGGTGCGAAAAGGCGTTCCTGGACATGTTCAACGACAAGAAAGTCAAGGAACTGATGGGTCAGAGCGGCAGCCCCATGTTTGTCCTCGACCGTAATCAGACAGCGGAGCTGTTCGCCAAGGTCAAGAAGAACCTCGAAACTCTGCTCAAGGACATCAAGGAATAGAAACCTCCTCCCCGAAATCGCGCCGGCGGGCGCATCTCTGCCACTGCCCGCCGGCGCGCTGCTCGGGTTCGCACATGAACCGCAACCTTCAGCATTCGGGAGGAAAGGCATGAATCTGCACCGCATTGAGCATTTCTCCGGCACCCTCAAGGCGGTGGTGCTGGATTGGGCCGGGACAGCCATGGACTATGGCTGTTTCGGGCCTGTCGCGGCGTTTCGGGAAGTGTTCCGCACACGTTTCATCGAACCCACCGAGGAGGAGGTCCGCGCTCACATGGGCATGGACAAGATGGAGCATCTCAAGGCCATCAGCGCTATGCCACGCATCCGACAACTTTGGACGGCAATCTACGGCAAGGAAATCGGCGAGGCGGATTTCCTCGAGATGCATCAGCATTTCGAAGAAATAAGGATGAAGGGCCTGCACAGATACTCGGCACTGGTCCCCGGACTGCTGACAACCGTGTCCACCCTGAGGGGCATGGGCATGCGCATCGGATCGACCACCGGCTACGACAGCCTCGGGGCCAAACTCATGTGCGAAGAGGCCGCCAGACAAGGATTCTGGCCGGACAGCGTGGTCTGCGCTTCGGACGTGCCTGCCGGGCGTCCGCACCCCTGGATGTGCTTTCGCATCGCCATGGAACTCGGAACCTACCCCATGTCGGCGATGGTCAAAGTCGGGGACACTCCCCTTGATGTGCTGGAAGGTCTCAACGCGGGAATGTGGACCGTGGCCGTGACGACCTCAGGGAACGAGATGGGGCTGACGCACGAGGAAGTACAGGCCCTGGACGCAACAGAGCTTGCCAACCGCGTGCGCTACATACGCAAGCGCATGGAGTCTGTCGGCGCCCACTTCGTCATCGACGACATCAGCGGGCTGGTATCGGTGGTCGAGGAAATCAATCAGCTCATGGCCGAGGGGCTCCGTCCGGATGACTATCTTGCTTCGTCCAAGGCCCTGTGAATCCATGCGCAATCCACGGATCATGAAAAGCTCAGTCATCATCAGCGCAAATGCGGAAAAGAACTCTACTGGATGAGGGCACGAATCGGAAGAAACGTCGGGCCATGCCCGAACAAGATCCTCACTCCCTGACCAAAATTGTGAACTGGGACGTGAGGGGCTTCACGCAATCGCGGAACGCGCAACGCAGAAACAAGGCTTCATCCGGACGTCGGGGCGGTTGCCCCGGCGTCACTTCTTCTGAACCTTCCTGAAAATCGTGCTGCGGTCGACCTGGAAGAGATCGGCGACTTTTTGCACCGAACCGTGCACTTCCAGGGCCTGCTGCAGAAAATCCCGCTCGATGTCGGCCATGATGCTCTTCAGGGAGCGGCCTCCGGTAAGGATATCGTCGGTGTAGCACCGCTCCCGGGCCTGATCTTCGAGGACGTGGGGCGGGAGGTCGCGCGGAGAGATGAGGCTGCCCTTGTGGGTGATGACCAGGCCGTGGACCATGTTCTGCAGTTCACGGACATTGCCCGGCCACTGGTAGCGCGACAGGATGTTCATGGCCACTTCCATCACGGCCATGTTCTTGCCGTACTTGCTGCAATAGTAGCGTAAAAAATGCTCCACCAAGGGGCGAACGTCATCGGAGCGTTCGCGCAATGCGGGGATGGTCACCGTGGCCACGTTCAGCCTGTAGTAGAGGTCCCGGCGAAAGGTTCCCGATTCCACGCATTCGGCCAGGTTCTTGTTGGTGGCCGCGATGATCCGGACATCGACCTTGGTCGTCCTGCTCCCGCCCACGCGCATGATCTCGCCGTCCTGCAGCACGCGCAGCAGGCGGGTCTGCATGGACAGGGGCAACTCCCCTATCTCGTCCAGAAATACCGTGCCGCCGTCGGCCAGCTCGAAATATCCGGCCTTGCCCTTGCTCGACGCGCCGGTGAAGGCTCCGGGCATGTAGCCGAACATCTCGGACTCGGTCAGGGTTTCGGAGATGCCGCCGCAGTCCACCTTGAGAATTATCTTGTCCTTGCGGGCGCTGTGCCCGTGGGTCAGGCGAGCGAAAACGTCCTTGCCCACGCCAGTCTCCCCGAGCAGCAATACGGATGCGTCGGTGGGGGCGAAGGTCCTCAGCATGTTCATGACGCCGTGCATCTCCTCGCTTTCATAGACCGGAGTCAGCGTCTTGCTGCGCTCCTGGGCGATATAGGCCATCTGCTCATGGAACTGCTCGATCAGTTGGCGCTGCTCCTCCATTTGATCGTTGAGACGCGTGATCATGGTGATGTCGCGCACGAAGGTGACCACCAGGCGCAGGGCCCCGGAATCATCGAATACGGGGAATCCGGACAGGACCAGCTTCTTCCCGTTCTGCAACTGCTGCACATGGGTTGCGGGTTTTCCGGTACGGACTATTTCTGGATTCAGGACCTTGTCGAAGACACCGTTTTCGACAAGAGCCCGAACCTGTTTGCCCTGCACCTGATCCTGTTTGAGCCCGGTGAGCTGCTCATACATACGATTGACACGCAGGGTAACGCCGGAAACATCCGAGATGAACACTCCGTCGGGAAGAGCATCCAGTATGTATTCAAAGTGCTTTGAAAGAAAATCCATGGAGCGGTTTGACATGCAAAAAAATCTCTCACGGCTTAAAAAAAAAGGCAACCCTGACGAGCTGCCTTTTTATATAAAGCAATGCAATAAGATTATAACTAATCATTATTCAGCCAGAATAACCAATATAATAAAAAAATATGCGCATATTAATTTTATTTTTTAAATAGTGCATCAATGCTATTTTACAACCTCGACCCTGTCTCCAAGAACGCTTCTGGCGGCATCAATCAATTTTGCCATGACAGATTTATCCAGTGTGACTTCGTCCATAGGCGGAACGCGGTCGAGAAAATGGTATTTCTGTGTCCCAAGACGATGGTATGGAAGCATTTCGTAACGCACATTCTGGAATGGCTCCAAAAATTTCGCAATGGCGATAATTGCATCCTCCGAGTCATTGAACCCGGGAATGACCGGCGTACGGGCCAAAATCCCCTTGTTCGGATCCAGCATGGCGAGCTTTCTGAAGTTATCGAGAATCCGCTCATTGGTGCATCCAGTCTGAGCTTCGTGAATCTCACTGTCCATATGCTTGATGTCGTACAACACGTAGTTCAAATACCCGGAGGCAGCTTCCAGAGTCTTCCAAGGTACCATGCCGCACGTCTCCACCGCCGTCTTGATCCTGCGGCGTCGGGCGTCGCGGAGCAAAGCCAAGGCGAATTCGCCCTGCATGAGCGGTTCCCCGCCGGACAGGGTCAAGCCACCGCTGGACCTGGTGTAAAAGGCAGCGTCCTGTTCCACCACCTTGAGAACATCGTCCACTGTGCGCTCCTGTCCATAGACTATCAGTCCCTGGGACGGACACGCTTCGGCGCAATTTTTCGGACATCCGTCACAGAGCGCGCGGTCTATGCGGAGCGTGTCGTCCGCCTCCCGCAGGATCGCGCCGCGCAGACAGGCCTGCAGACATCGGGTGCATTTGGAAAAGGTGAGGCACCGGCCGGGATTGAACGCCAGCTCCGGTTCACTGTGTTGAGATTCGGGATTGCTGCACCACTTGCAGGACAAGGGGCATCCCTTCAAAAAAACGATGGTTCGAATCCCGGGGCCGTCGTGCACGGAATATTTCTGGATGTTGAACACCAGACCTTTCTTCTTCTTGTCTTCTAACGCGCTCATGAAACTCCTCGATGGTTTACTCGGTGCGGGAGGACCGGCCAACGGTCCAGGCGCGAATTCCCGGATGGAAAAAAACAGGGGGCCGAAGCCCCCCTGTTTTTTAGATATCTCCATGCTCCGTACGGGCGATGAGGTCGTTCTGGAGGTCCGGTGACAGGTCCACGAAGTAGGCGCTGTACCCTGCGATGCGCACGATGAGGTTGCGGTATTTCTGCGGGTCCTTCTTGGCCGCGATGAGGGTGTCGCGGTTGATTACGTTGAACTGCACATGCCAGATCTTCAGGTCGCAGAAGGTGCGGATGAAGGACACCAACTTTTCCGTGCCCTGCTCGCCTTCGATGCACTTGGGCGTGAACTTGATGTTGAGCATGCGGGCTGCGCGGTCGCGCATGCCGTAGTTCTTGGTGTTGTAGTTGGACAGCAGGATGGCCGTGGGCCCGTTGACGTCCGCGCCGTGAGAGGCCGAGGAGCCGTCGGACAGCGGTGTGAACTGCTTGCGTCCGTTGGGGGTCGCGCTGACGACCTTGCCGAAGGGCACGTGCGAGGTGAAAGGCACGTAACGGACATCGTTGTGCATGCCCAGTTCCTTGCTGTACTTGCCGCCGTACTCAACGGATATCCTGTCGATTTCACGACCGATGCTGTCGGCATAGGGATCGTTGTTCCCGTAGCAGGGAGCGCTGTGCAGCAGGGCCTCGACATCCTCATGACCCTCGAAGTTGGCGTCGATGGCGTCGAT
This window encodes:
- a CDS encoding succinate--CoA ligase subunit alpha, yielding MSIFIDRSNKVLVQGATGKEGSYWTKHMQDMGTNVVFGVTPGKEGQQVEGIPIYHTIRRGMQDHDADTAMLFVPPAFTKDAIFEALDAGIRKIVTIADGIPLHELLQIRSAATSCGAMVVGGNTSGVISPGKAMMGVLPYWIERVYRPGRIGVMTRSGSLTNEVTAEVVKAGYGVSTLMGVGGDSVPLTRFAEILPLYQADPETDAVVIIGELGGTMEEEVAQAMESGEFTKPLVAFIGGRTAPKGKRMGHAGAIVTGSKGTVEAKIDALTMAGGLVAKKPSLVGPMLRELMT
- a CDS encoding C4-dicarboxylate ABC transporter permease, translated to MDFITYFLACFTPLKIALMVGGAIGGILLGAAPGLSPTMAVALLVPFTFHMDPAEGLILLGSVYTAAVAGGSITAILINIPGAPANIATMFDGHPMARKGKAEKALYLSFLSSGVGGLFGVAVLIFFTPPIARMAMEFGPAELFWLAIFGVTVIAGLSSGTVVKGLYAGSFGLLLSCIGENPVYGSERFVFSDMLTGGISIIPALIGLFAIPQIFTLVETIGQALEKQSFKAQKGVLREALADIIKHPKQWIMGSVVGSFIGAIPGAGGQVAGLIAYDQSKKMSRTPELYGTGTPEGIISVESSNNATVGPALIPLLTMGIPGSPTAAVLLGGLLIHGLFPGPELFTKHADVAYTFIASMVVAQFAMAIFGIMISRYSHFVMNIPNIFMVAAVTILCVYGSYSVQNSMDDVIIMFCLGLCMYLSSRNSFSPAPVVLGLILGPLAEDNFSRGKIIAQTGDGLAGYFLTGGVNMVVIALCVISIGWSVYSEWKMSRNNAARDALASPDTAASPSRA
- a CDS encoding C4-dicarboxylate ABC transporter substrate-binding protein, with protein sequence MKKLLIPFCLLALLLCGMSGAALAAYPDKPMSMVVTYPPGGATDFQARIVTTLSSDEKFFGQPIVVINKPGAGGRVGWNWFAEKAANDGYWLSTYNAPHFIAQSLVYKDSKFSVDSFEPIATWGADPAVLIVPKDSPFKTVKDLVDFAKANPGKVTVNGAGLYVGHHIAMLQLAKAADIKLTYVPEQGGTPAMQSVMGAKVMAGFNNLADAYRNRESVNILAIADLQRHPFIEDVPTFMEQGVEVDNSSVNYRGIFLPKGADPAVIARCEKAFLDMFNDKKVKELMGQSGSPMFVLDRNQTAELFAKVKKNLETLLKDIKE
- a CDS encoding phosphonoacetaldehyde hydrolase; the encoded protein is MNLHRIEHFSGTLKAVVLDWAGTAMDYGCFGPVAAFREVFRTRFIEPTEEEVRAHMGMDKMEHLKAISAMPRIRQLWTAIYGKEIGEADFLEMHQHFEEIRMKGLHRYSALVPGLLTTVSTLRGMGMRIGSTTGYDSLGAKLMCEEAARQGFWPDSVVCASDVPAGRPHPWMCFRIAMELGTYPMSAMVKVGDTPLDVLEGLNAGMWTVAVTTSGNEMGLTHEEVQALDATELANRVRYIRKRMESVGAHFVIDDISGLVSVVEEINQLMAEGLRPDDYLASSKAL
- a CDS encoding glycyl-radical enzyme activating protein; translated protein: MSALEDKKKKGLVFNIQKYSVHDGPGIRTIVFLKGCPLSCKWCSNPESQHSEPELAFNPGRCLTFSKCTRCLQACLRGAILREADDTLRIDRALCDGCPKNCAEACPSQGLIVYGQERTVDDVLKVVEQDAAFYTRSSGGLTLSGGEPLMQGEFALALLRDARRRRIKTAVETCGMVPWKTLEAASGYLNYVLYDIKHMDSEIHEAQTGCTNERILDNFRKLAMLDPNKGILARTPVIPGFNDSEDAIIAIAKFLEPFQNVRYEMLPYHRLGTQKYHFLDRVPPMDEVTLDKSVMAKLIDAARSVLGDRVEVVK